The Nocardioides humi genome includes a region encoding these proteins:
- a CDS encoding radical SAM protein — protein MTTTSFDELATRILHGGAATEADALAVLRASDDDLMSVVAAAGRLRRAHFGNTVKVNYLVNLKSGLCPENCNYCSQALGSEAPILKYSWLSKDETLEQAGAGLRGGATRVCMVSSGRGPSNRDIDRVVEMTEALKEEYDGVEVCACLGLLKDGQAERLKAAGVDAYNHNINTAESHHDNIVQTHTYDDRVDTIGRAKGAGLSPARA, from the coding sequence ATGACCACCACGAGCTTCGACGAGCTGGCCACCCGGATCCTCCACGGAGGTGCGGCCACCGAGGCCGACGCGCTCGCCGTACTCCGGGCCTCGGACGACGACCTGATGTCCGTCGTCGCGGCGGCCGGGCGGCTGCGACGCGCGCACTTCGGCAACACGGTCAAGGTCAACTACCTGGTCAACCTCAAGTCCGGGCTGTGCCCCGAGAACTGCAACTACTGCTCGCAGGCGCTCGGCTCCGAGGCGCCGATCCTCAAGTACTCCTGGCTGTCGAAGGACGAGACGCTCGAGCAGGCCGGCGCCGGGCTGCGCGGCGGCGCGACCCGGGTGTGCATGGTGTCGTCGGGCCGCGGACCGTCGAACCGCGACATCGACCGGGTCGTGGAGATGACCGAGGCCCTCAAGGAGGAGTACGACGGCGTGGAGGTCTGCGCCTGCCTGGGGCTCCTCAAGGACGGGCAGGCCGAGCGGCTCAAGGCGGCCGGCGTGGACGCCTACAACCACAACATCAACACCGCCGAGTCCCACCACGACAACATCGTCCAGACCCACACCTACGACGACCGGGTGGACACCATCGGGAGGGCGAAGGGCGCCGGCCTCTCCCCTGCTCGGGCCTGA
- a CDS encoding energy-coupling factor transporter transmembrane component T family protein, with product MAASPLGDYQPGTSVFHRLPVGAKLLGLLVLSIVAVTFRGVTTTSALLALAVLGCVVAGVRLGRAARALRGVLVAMTLLAAYQTWQRGAEHAFVVVGALVALLLLATVFTTTTSVERMVDAITRWLGPFRRFGVNPELVALAFSLMIRGIPLTLAIAGETRDAARARGLDRNPRAYLTPLVIRVVAHARATGDALHARGLGDD from the coding sequence GTGGCCGCCAGCCCGCTCGGCGACTACCAGCCGGGGACCTCCGTGTTCCACCGGCTCCCCGTGGGCGCCAAGCTGCTGGGTCTGCTCGTCCTGAGCATCGTCGCGGTGACCTTCCGGGGCGTCACCACGACGAGCGCCCTGCTCGCACTCGCGGTGCTGGGCTGCGTGGTCGCCGGCGTCCGCCTGGGCCGCGCGGCCCGGGCGCTGCGCGGCGTCCTGGTCGCGATGACCCTGCTGGCGGCGTACCAGACCTGGCAGCGCGGCGCCGAGCACGCCTTCGTGGTCGTCGGCGCGCTGGTCGCGCTCCTGCTGCTGGCGACCGTCTTCACCACGACCACCTCGGTCGAGCGGATGGTCGACGCGATCACCCGCTGGCTCGGGCCGTTCCGCCGCTTCGGCGTCAACCCCGAGCTGGTCGCGCTCGCGTTCTCGCTGATGATCCGCGGCATCCCGCTCACCCTCGCCATCGCCGGCGAGACCCGCGACGCCGCCCGCGCCCGCGGCCTCGACCGCAACCCCCGCGCGTACCTCACGCCCCTCGTGATCCGAGTCGTCGCCCACGCCCGCGCCACCGGCGACGCCCTGCACGCCCGCGGGCTCGGCGACGACTGA
- a CDS encoding TetR family transcriptional regulator has translation MARAIEVLDAHGLDALSMRRLAGDLGVQPGALYHHFTNKDALLAAIADEILHRGRRPAEIMAWDAELHLLCLGLRDAMRRHRDGALLIAQVNRSDAEALEEPLRSALERAGAGAQLTRVGARTLVRLVLSHEDADDADFALGLGLVLDGLRARLA, from the coding sequence GTGGCGCGCGCGATCGAGGTGCTCGACGCCCACGGGCTCGACGCCCTCTCCATGCGCCGCCTCGCCGGCGACCTGGGCGTCCAGCCCGGCGCGCTCTACCACCACTTCACCAACAAGGACGCCCTGCTCGCCGCGATCGCCGACGAGATCCTCCACCGCGGCCGCCGGCCCGCCGAGATCATGGCCTGGGACGCCGAGCTGCACCTGCTGTGCCTCGGCCTGCGCGACGCCATGCGCCGTCACCGCGACGGCGCCCTCCTCATCGCCCAGGTCAACCGCTCCGACGCCGAGGCCCTCGAGGAGCCGCTGCGCTCGGCCCTCGAGCGCGCCGGCGCCGGCGCGCAGCTCACCCGGGTGGGCGCCCGCACCCTGGTCCGGCTCGTGTTGTCCCACGAGGACGCCGACGACGCGGACTTCGCGCTGGGCCTGGGGCTGGTGCTGGACGGGCTGCGCGCCCGGCTCGCCTGA
- a CDS encoding adenosylmethionine--8-amino-7-oxononanoate transaminase — protein MTVALTEDLLAFDREHLWHPYTSMTEPTPVRLVTGARGGELEVDGRWVVDGMASWWSAIHGYRHPVLDAAIAEQAARFSHVMFGGLTHEPAVAVGRRLVEITPEPLERVFLADSGSVAVEVALKMVLQYQRGCGRTDHPSGRTRMLTVLGGYHGDTFHPMSVTDPDGGMHAMWRGVLPGQVFGPRPPAYDASPASIAEWADALRDLAARHAHELAGIVVEPLLQGAGGMWPYPPACLRILREVADEHGLLLVFDEIATGFGRTGHLFASELVTPDVLCLGKALTGGYLTLAAVLTTDRVARGISGSEAGVVMHGPTFMGNPLACAVASASIDLLLASDWPARVGAIGTHLAAGLAPLRSLPGVRDVRTIGAVGVVQLDHPVDVVAATDAALAAGVWLRPFRDLVYAMPPYVAGAGELDRLVAGIGAAVRAG, from the coding sequence ATGACCGTCGCGCTGACCGAGGACCTGCTCGCCTTCGACCGCGAGCACCTGTGGCATCCCTACACCTCGATGACCGAGCCCACGCCGGTGCGGCTGGTCACCGGCGCGCGCGGCGGCGAGCTCGAGGTCGACGGCCGGTGGGTGGTCGACGGGATGGCGTCGTGGTGGTCGGCGATCCATGGCTACCGTCACCCCGTCCTCGACGCCGCGATCGCCGAGCAGGCCGCGCGGTTCAGCCACGTGATGTTCGGCGGGCTCACCCACGAGCCGGCGGTCGCGGTCGGTCGCCGACTGGTCGAGATCACGCCGGAGCCGCTGGAGCGGGTGTTCCTCGCGGACTCCGGCTCGGTCGCGGTCGAGGTCGCGCTGAAGATGGTTCTCCAGTACCAACGCGGCTGCGGCCGTACTGATCATCCGTCTGGGCGCACCCGGATGCTCACCGTCCTCGGCGGCTACCACGGCGACACCTTCCACCCGATGAGCGTCACCGATCCCGACGGCGGGATGCACGCCATGTGGCGGGGCGTGCTCCCGGGGCAGGTGTTCGGTCCCCGGCCCCCGGCGTACGACGCGAGCCCGGCCTCGATCGCGGAGTGGGCCGATGCGCTGCGGGATCTCGCCGCGCGCCACGCCCACGAGCTCGCAGGGATCGTCGTCGAGCCGCTGCTCCAGGGCGCGGGCGGCATGTGGCCGTACCCGCCTGCGTGCCTGCGGATCCTCCGCGAGGTGGCCGACGAGCACGGCCTGCTGCTGGTCTTCGACGAGATCGCGACCGGCTTCGGCCGCACCGGCCACCTGTTCGCGAGCGAGCTGGTGACGCCGGACGTGCTGTGCCTCGGCAAGGCGCTCACCGGCGGGTACCTCACGCTGGCCGCCGTCCTGACGACCGACCGGGTGGCTCGTGGCATCTCCGGCAGCGAGGCCGGCGTGGTCATGCACGGGCCGACGTTCATGGGGAACCCGCTCGCGTGCGCGGTCGCGAGCGCCTCCATCGACCTGCTGCTCGCCTCGGACTGGCCGGCACGCGTGGGCGCGATCGGCACCCACCTGGCCGCGGGCCTCGCTCCCCTGCGGTCGCTGCCCGGCGTCCGCGACGTCCGCACGATCGGGGCGGTCGGGGTCGTGCAGCTCGACCACCCCGTCGACGTCGTCGCGGCGACGGACGCCGCACTCGCCGCGGGTGTGTGGCTGCGGCCGTTCCGGGACCTGGTCTACGCGATGCCGCCGTACGTCGCCGGCGCCGGCGAGCTGGACCGGCTCGTCGCGGGGATCGGGGCGGCGGTGCGAGCGGGATGA
- a CDS encoding biotin transporter BioY codes for MTRRTPTTDVALIAGFAALIAVCAILPDIKTGIGVPYSLQTFGVLLAGAVLGPVRGFLCVLLYLVAGLVLPIYSGGASGISHYSGVTAGYLVAFPLAAALCGFLVYRNRQSATQFTLVFTCGLLSSFVFIHTLGPLNLAWRADLSIKEAFSFDAAYFPGDIAKNVVMALVATAVHRAFPDLIGRRRSSAEAEEIPRSSREPGGMSRIELDRVVVRAATPGGPAPEVTVLRETTLDLTEQRIALIGPNGSGKSTLARLVNGLVEPTSGRVVVDGLDVAKKGREVRRRVGFVFTDPSAQLVMPTVVEDVALSLRHQVRGREERADAARAVLASYGLTELAERSVHTLSGGQRQLLALAGVLATDPAVLVADEPTTLLDLRNARMIGDLLFGLPQQLVLATHDLDLALRCERALLVDDGAVVADGAPDEVVAHYRATVG; via the coding sequence ATGACCCGCCGTACCCCCACGACCGACGTCGCCCTGATCGCCGGCTTCGCCGCGCTCATCGCCGTGTGCGCCATCCTGCCCGACATCAAGACCGGGATCGGCGTGCCGTACTCCCTGCAGACCTTCGGCGTGCTCCTCGCCGGCGCCGTGCTCGGCCCGGTGCGCGGGTTCCTGTGCGTGCTGCTCTACCTCGTCGCCGGGCTGGTGCTGCCGATCTACTCCGGCGGCGCGTCGGGGATCTCGCACTACAGCGGCGTCACCGCCGGCTATCTCGTCGCGTTCCCACTGGCCGCGGCGCTGTGCGGCTTCCTCGTCTACCGCAACCGCCAGAGCGCCACGCAGTTCACGCTGGTCTTCACCTGCGGCCTGCTCAGCAGCTTCGTGTTCATCCACACCCTCGGGCCGCTCAACCTTGCCTGGCGGGCGGACCTGAGCATCAAGGAGGCGTTCAGCTTCGACGCCGCCTACTTCCCCGGCGACATCGCCAAGAACGTCGTGATGGCGCTGGTCGCCACCGCCGTGCACCGGGCCTTCCCCGACCTGATCGGCCGTCGCCGGAGCTCCGCCGAGGCCGAGGAGATCCCGCGGAGCTCTCGTGAGCCGGGCGGTATGAGTCGGATCGAGCTCGACCGGGTCGTCGTCCGTGCGGCGACACCCGGCGGGCCTGCTCCCGAGGTCACGGTGCTACGGGAGACCACCCTCGACCTCACCGAGCAGCGGATCGCGCTGATCGGCCCCAACGGCTCGGGCAAGTCCACCCTCGCCCGGCTCGTCAACGGCCTGGTCGAGCCCACCTCGGGCCGGGTCGTCGTCGACGGGCTCGACGTGGCCAAGAAGGGCCGTGAGGTACGACGCCGGGTCGGCTTCGTCTTCACCGACCCCAGCGCGCAGCTGGTGATGCCCACGGTCGTCGAGGACGTCGCGCTCTCCCTGCGCCACCAGGTCAGGGGGCGCGAGGAGCGGGCGGACGCGGCGCGGGCGGTGCTGGCGTCGTACGGGCTGACGGAGCTGGCCGAGCGCAGCGTGCACACGCTGTCCGGCGGGCAACGGCAGCTCCTGGCGCTGGCCGGGGTGCTCGCCACCGACCCGGCGGTCCTGGTCGCCGACGAGCCGACCACCCTGCTCGACCTGCGCAACGCCCGGATGATCGGCGACCTGCTGTTCGGGCTCCCCCAGCAGCTGGTGCTGGCCACCCACGACCTCGACCTGGCACTGCGCTGTGAGCGGGCACTGCTGGTCGACGACGGGGCCGTGGTCGCCGACGGCGCGCCGGACGAGGTCGTCGCCCACTACCGCGCCACGGTGGGCTGA